In one window of Ruminococcus albus AD2013 DNA:
- the purB gene encoding adenylosuccinate lyase codes for MSTNSYESPFCTRYASKEMQYIFSADKKFTTWRKLWVALARAEMKLGLNVTQAQVDELAAHINDVDYDKAAEYEKKFRHDVMAHVHTYGEVCPNAKGIIHMGATSCYVGDNTDVIIMRDALTIVKRKLVKVIDQLAKFADKYKNLPCLAYTHLQPAQLTTVGKRATLWCNELVMDLEDLDFQLGRLKLLGSKGTTGTQASFMELFHGDTDKVKELEKLIAEEMGFDAVVPVSGQTYSRKVDFAVCQVLAAISQSAMKFGNDIRLLQSFKEIEEPFEKTQIGSSAMAYKRNPMRDERICSLARYVMCDVLNPAFTAGTQWFERTLDDSANKRISVAEAFLGVDAILNIMLNVTDPENGLVVYDKIITKRVMAELPFMATENVIMDACEKGGDRQELHEHIRELSMIAGAHVKQDGLDNDLADLIAADPIFKVTREELAEIMKPENYIGRCPQQVDEFIANVVKPIIDANGVSDDVAEINV; via the coding sequence ATGTCAACTAACAGCTATGAATCCCCCTTCTGTACAAGATATGCCAGCAAGGAGATGCAGTACATCTTCTCCGCTGACAAGAAGTTCACCACCTGGAGAAAACTCTGGGTAGCACTTGCAAGGGCTGAGATGAAGCTTGGTCTTAACGTTACTCAAGCTCAGGTCGATGAGCTTGCTGCTCACATCAACGATGTTGATTACGACAAGGCTGCCGAGTACGAAAAGAAGTTCCGCCACGATGTTATGGCTCACGTACATACCTACGGTGAGGTTTGCCCCAACGCCAAGGGCATAATCCACATGGGTGCGACTTCCTGCTATGTAGGCGACAACACCGATGTCATCATCATGCGCGACGCTCTGACCATCGTAAAGAGAAAGCTTGTAAAGGTAATCGACCAACTGGCTAAGTTCGCTGACAAGTACAAGAACCTGCCTTGTCTGGCTTACACACACCTCCAGCCCGCACAGCTGACTACCGTGGGCAAGAGAGCAACTCTCTGGTGCAACGAGCTGGTAATGGACCTGGAAGACCTTGATTTCCAGCTCGGCAGACTGAAGCTTCTGGGTTCAAAGGGTACAACAGGTACTCAGGCTTCATTCATGGAGCTTTTCCACGGCGATACCGACAAGGTAAAGGAGCTTGAAAAGCTGATAGCTGAGGAAATGGGCTTTGATGCAGTTGTTCCCGTATCGGGTCAGACCTATTCCAGAAAAGTTGACTTCGCTGTATGTCAGGTACTGGCTGCTATCTCACAGAGCGCTATGAAGTTCGGCAACGATATCAGACTTCTCCAGTCCTTCAAGGAGATAGAAGAGCCTTTCGAGAAGACCCAGATAGGTTCCTCCGCAATGGCTTACAAGCGTAACCCCATGAGAGATGAGAGAATCTGCTCACTGGCAAGATACGTTATGTGCGATGTACTGAACCCCGCATTCACAGCAGGTACACAGTGGTTCGAGAGAACTCTGGACGACTCCGCAAACAAGCGTATCTCCGTAGCTGAGGCTTTCCTCGGTGTTGACGCTATACTCAACATCATGCTGAACGTTACCGACCCCGAGAACGGTCTGGTGGTATACGACAAGATCATCACCAAGAGAGTTATGGCTGAACTGCCTTTCATGGCTACCGAGAATGTAATCATGGACGCTTGCGAAAAGGGCGGCGACAGACAGGAGCTCCACGAGCATATCAGAGAGCTTTCAATGATAGCAGGTGCTCATGTTAAGCAGGACGGTCTTGACAACGACCTTGCTGACCTCATCGCGGCTGACCCCATCTTCAAGGTAACCAGAGAAGAGCTGGCTGAGATAATGAAGCCCGAGAACTACATCGGCAGATGCCCTCAGCAGGTAGATGAGTTCATAGCTAACGTTGTAAAGCCCATCATCGATGCTAACGGCGTATCCGATGATGTTGCAGAGATCAACGTATAA
- a CDS encoding DUF2085 domain-containing protein: MTEERKQEIWLKAMEYGGRCGCHQRADRSFFIGQWQFPVCARCTGVLIGHIIGFPFAMKKRVSPWAAVCLCEVMLADWVLQALKIKESTNTRRLVTGVVGGFGTAVVYAMMLKRIFSKILRKTHG, encoded by the coding sequence ATGACCGAGGAGAGAAAGCAGGAGATCTGGCTGAAAGCCATGGAATACGGCGGGCGGTGCGGATGTCATCAGCGGGCGGACAGAAGCTTCTTTATAGGACAGTGGCAGTTTCCTGTATGCGCAAGATGCACCGGTGTACTGATAGGGCATATCATCGGTTTTCCCTTTGCTATGAAAAAGCGCGTATCACCGTGGGCGGCGGTATGCCTTTGCGAAGTAATGCTGGCGGACTGGGTATTGCAGGCGCTGAAGATAAAGGAATCCACCAACACAAGGCGGCTGGTCACGGGAGTGGTCGGCGGTTTCGGGACGGCGGTGGTGTATGCGATGATGCTAAAGCGGATATTCTCGAAGATACTGAGGAAAACTCATGGATAA
- a CDS encoding O-acetylhomoserine aminocarboxypropyltransferase/cysteine synthase family protein: MKIETKCLHEGYTPKNGEPRVVPIVQSTTYVYDSTDAVAAVFDDPTLSLIYGRFENPTTDAVEKKIAALEGGVAAMCTSSGQAASLCSILNICESGDSFIASTAIYGGTINLFSITLKKLGIECIWVDPDCTEEELMAAFKPNTKLVFGETIANPSLTVLDIEKFAKAAHANGVPLIVDNTFATPILCRPIEWGADIVIHSTSKYMDGHAVQVGGVIVDSGKFDWAASGKFPCMTEPDESYHGTIYTEKYPFAPFIVKARMQLMRDFGCYPAANSSFLLNLGLETLPVRMKQYVENAKIVAEYLNNNDKVESVFYPGLEGNKYYPLVQKYLPLGASGVISFSIKGGRPVAVKFMDSLKLASNEVHVADIRTCVLHPASATHRQLTEEQLVAAGIDGGMIRFSVGLENVEDILDDLKQAFAAI, from the coding sequence ATGAAGATCGAAACTAAATGTTTGCATGAGGGATATACCCCCAAGAACGGAGAACCCAGAGTTGTGCCGATAGTACAGAGCACTACTTATGTTTATGACTCAACCGATGCTGTGGCTGCGGTATTTGATGACCCCACCCTCAGCCTTATCTACGGCAGATTCGAGAACCCCACCACTGATGCGGTTGAAAAGAAGATCGCTGCTCTGGAGGGCGGTGTGGCTGCTATGTGTACCTCTTCGGGTCAGGCTGCTTCTCTCTGCTCGATACTGAACATCTGCGAGAGCGGCGACAGCTTTATCGCTTCTACCGCTATATACGGCGGTACTATCAACCTGTTCAGCATAACACTGAAAAAGCTGGGCATCGAGTGCATATGGGTTGACCCTGACTGCACAGAGGAAGAGCTGATGGCTGCTTTCAAGCCCAACACCAAGCTGGTATTCGGTGAGACTATCGCTAACCCCTCGCTGACAGTACTGGATATCGAAAAGTTCGCAAAGGCTGCACACGCTAACGGCGTTCCGCTGATAGTTGACAACACCTTTGCTACACCTATACTTTGCAGACCTATCGAGTGGGGTGCTGATATCGTTATACACTCTACATCAAAGTACATGGACGGCCATGCAGTACAGGTAGGCGGCGTTATCGTTGACAGCGGCAAGTTCGACTGGGCAGCAAGCGGAAAGTTCCCATGCATGACTGAACCCGATGAGAGCTATCACGGCACTATCTACACCGAGAAGTATCCTTTTGCACCTTTCATCGTAAAGGCTCGTATGCAGCTGATGAGAGACTTCGGCTGCTACCCTGCGGCTAACTCCTCTTTCCTGCTGAACCTCGGTCTGGAAACACTGCCTGTACGTATGAAGCAGTATGTTGAGAATGCTAAGATTGTAGCTGAGTACCTGAACAATAACGACAAGGTTGAGAGCGTGTTCTATCCCGGTCTGGAGGGCAACAAGTACTATCCTCTGGTACAGAAGTATCTGCCTCTGGGTGCTTCGGGCGTTATCAGCTTCTCCATCAAGGGCGGCAGACCTGTTGCTGTCAAGTTCATGGACAGCCTGAAACTGGCTTCCAACGAAGTTCACGTTGCAGATATCCGTACCTGCGTACTGCACCCCGCTTCTGCTACACACAGACAGCTTACCGAGGAACAGCTGGTAGCCGCAGGCATCGACGGAGGTATGATAAGATTCTCCGTTGGTCTTGAAAACGTTGAGGATATACTGGACGATCTGAAGCAGGCATTTGCGGCTATCTGA
- the purD gene encoding phosphoribosylamine--glycine ligase, which translates to MKILVVGGGGREHAIIAKLAQSPKAEKIYCTPGNGGISAMAECFDVGATDVDGVVALAKKLAVDLVVVAPDDPLVLGMVDALQAEGFKTFGPKKAAAIIEGSKVFSKELMKKYSIPTAGYEVFKDSESAIAYVKQQNTYPAVIKADGLALGKGVILAQNEEEAVTAIKEMIDDKKFGDSSSTIVVEEYLTGPEVSVLSFTDGKTVVPMISSMDHKRALDNDEGLNTGGMGTVSPNPYYTEAIAKECMEKIFLPTINAMNSEGRTFEGCLYFGLMLTPKGPKVIEYNCRFGDPETQVVLPMLKTDLVDIMEAIYDHKLSKLNVEWAEGSCACVIMASGGYPLSYPKGIEIKGLDAKGQVEGAQVFHAGTKLADGKFLTSGGRVLGVTAKGLTLNSALEKAYQGVEKITFEGAHFRKDIGQRALKALDSDPLHLGYKDDMEDYIEENGVYLRQ; encoded by the coding sequence ATGAAAATACTTGTAGTCGGCGGCGGCGGACGCGAGCACGCTATAATCGCTAAGCTTGCACAGTCCCCTAAAGCTGAAAAGATCTACTGCACCCCCGGCAACGGCGGTATATCCGCAATGGCTGAGTGCTTTGACGTTGGTGCTACCGATGTTGACGGTGTTGTTGCACTGGCTAAAAAGCTGGCTGTCGATCTTGTAGTAGTAGCACCCGACGATCCGCTGGTACTGGGCATGGTAGACGCTTTGCAGGCTGAGGGCTTCAAGACCTTCGGACCTAAAAAGGCAGCCGCTATAATCGAGGGTTCAAAGGTATTCTCCAAGGAACTGATGAAGAAATACTCTATCCCCACTGCGGGCTACGAGGTATTCAAGGACAGCGAGTCTGCTATAGCTTACGTTAAGCAGCAGAACACTTATCCCGCTGTTATAAAGGCTGACGGTCTTGCACTGGGCAAGGGCGTTATACTTGCGCAGAACGAGGAAGAAGCTGTAACAGCTATCAAGGAAATGATAGATGATAAAAAGTTCGGCGACAGCAGTTCCACTATCGTCGTTGAAGAGTATCTCACAGGCCCCGAGGTATCTGTACTCAGCTTCACAGACGGCAAAACTGTCGTTCCTATGATATCCTCCATGGATCACAAGAGAGCACTCGATAACGATGAGGGTCTCAACACAGGCGGAATGGGCACTGTATCTCCTAACCCCTACTACACCGAAGCAATAGCTAAGGAGTGTATGGAGAAGATATTCCTGCCTACCATCAATGCCATGAATTCCGAGGGCAGAACTTTTGAGGGCTGTCTGTATTTCGGACTTATGCTCACTCCCAAGGGACCCAAGGTCATCGAGTACAACTGCCGTTTCGGCGACCCCGAAACACAGGTAGTTCTGCCTATGCTGAAAACAGATCTCGTTGACATCATGGAAGCTATCTATGACCATAAGCTCAGCAAACTCAACGTTGAATGGGCAGAGGGCAGCTGTGCCTGTGTTATAATGGCAAGCGGCGGATACCCCCTCTCTTACCCCAAGGGAATCGAGATCAAGGGTCTTGACGCTAAGGGACAGGTCGAGGGCGCTCAGGTCTTCCATGCGGGAACAAAGCTTGCTGACGGCAAGTTCCTCACCAGCGGCGGACGTGTTCTCGGCGTTACCGCAAAGGGTCTTACCCTGAATTCGGCTCTTGAAAAAGCATATCAGGGCGTTGAAAAGATCACCTTCGAGGGCGCACACTTCCGTAAGGATATCGGTCAGCGCGCACTGAAAGCACTCGATAGCGACCCCCTCCACCTCGGCTATAAAGACGATATGGAGGACTACATCGAAGAAAACGGCGTTTATCTCCGTCAGTGA
- a CDS encoding phosphoribosylaminoimidazolecarboxamide formyltransferase, whose product MANEMLLKYGCNPNQKPSRVYMEDGKDLPIEVLNGKPGYINLLDAFNGWQLVKELKAATGMCAATSFKHVSPAGAAIGRPLTETEAKIYFVDDLGELSSLACAYARARGADRMSSYGDFIALSDVCDVPTAKMIQREVSDGVIAPGYTDEALEILKSKRKGTYNIIKIDENYVPAEIERKQVFGVTFEQGRNELKIDKALLSNVVTENKDIPDDKLEDLMISLITLKYTQSNSVCYVKNGQAIGIGAGQQSRVHCTRLAGSKADNWWLRQNPKVMALPFKDDIRRPDRDNAIDVYIGDEYEDVLAEGEWQRIFKTKPEPLTREEKKEWLAKNTDVCLGSDAFFPFGDNIERAKKSGVAYIAEPGGSIRDDNVIDTCNKYGMAMAFTGIRLFHH is encoded by the coding sequence ATGGCAAACGAGATGCTTTTGAAGTACGGCTGCAACCCCAATCAGAAGCCGTCAAGAGTATATATGGAGGATGGTAAGGATCTTCCTATCGAAGTGCTCAACGGCAAGCCCGGCTATATCAACCTGCTGGACGCTTTCAACGGCTGGCAGCTGGTAAAGGAGCTGAAAGCTGCTACCGGTATGTGCGCTGCAACTTCTTTCAAGCACGTATCTCCCGCAGGTGCCGCTATCGGCAGACCCCTGACAGAGACTGAGGCTAAGATATACTTCGTTGACGATCTGGGCGAGCTTTCTTCACTGGCTTGCGCTTATGCAAGGGCAAGAGGTGCAGACAGAATGTCCAGCTACGGCGATTTCATCGCACTGTCCGATGTATGTGATGTTCCTACTGCCAAGATGATACAGAGAGAGGTATCCGACGGCGTTATCGCTCCCGGCTATACCGATGAAGCTCTGGAGATACTCAAGTCCAAGAGAAAGGGTACATACAATATCATCAAGATCGACGAGAACTATGTTCCCGCTGAGATCGAGCGCAAGCAGGTATTCGGCGTGACCTTCGAGCAGGGCAGAAACGAGCTGAAGATCGATAAGGCACTGCTTTCCAACGTTGTTACCGAGAATAAGGATATCCCCGATGACAAGCTGGAAGATCTGATGATCTCCCTCATCACACTGAAGTATACCCAGTCCAACTCCGTATGCTATGTCAAGAACGGACAGGCTATCGGTATCGGTGCAGGTCAGCAGTCCAGAGTACACTGCACAAGACTTGCAGGCAGCAAGGCTGATAACTGGTGGCTGAGACAGAACCCCAAGGTAATGGCTCTGCCTTTCAAGGACGATATCCGCAGACCTGACCGTGACAACGCTATCGACGTATATATCGGCGATGAGTACGAGGACGTTCTGGCTGAGGGCGAGTGGCAGAGAATATTCAAGACCAAGCCCGAGCCTCTGACCCGCGAGGAGAAGAAGGAATGGCTGGCTAAGAATACCGATGTATGTCTCGGCTCCGATGCTTTCTTCCCCTTCGGCGACAATATCGAGAGAGCTAAGAAGTCAGGCGTTGCATATATCGCAGAGCCCGGCGGATCTATCCGTGATGACAATGTTATAGATACCTGCAACAAGTACGGTATGGCTATGGCATTCACAGGTATCAGACTCTTCCATCACTAA